A genome region from Euphorbia lathyris chromosome 4, ddEupLath1.1, whole genome shotgun sequence includes the following:
- the LOC136226324 gene encoding uncharacterized protein yields the protein MAMEALAYGHFSSSYFLQMNPIQRLKSRKYCSRIVCCERGKEKKQEKMMKKKLIVVRETEKIGKGLKDNNSKQNGDWKDVVLMSFSFAVYVYISQQLVCAYCAWNSYLKHSW from the coding sequence ATGGCAATGGAAGCTCTCGCATATGggcatttttcttcttcttattttcTGCAGATGAATCCAATTCAAAGATTGAAATCAAGAAAGTACTGCTCAAGAATTGTATGTTGCGAaagaggaaaggaaaagaaacaagagaagatgatgaagaagaaattgATTGTGGTTAGGGAAACGGAGAAAATTGGGAAAGGATTGAAGGATAATAATTCTAAACAGAACGGAGATTGGAAAGATGTGGTTTTGATGAGCTTTTCATTCGCTGTTTATGTCTATATTTCTCAACAGCTTGTTTGTGCTTATTGTGCTTGGAATTCCTACCTCAAACATTCTTGGTAG
- the LOC136226323 gene encoding peptidyl-prolyl cis-trans isomerase FKBP42 isoform X1, which produces MEDSQEQQSQQIGQDDESEIVMGSSFVHGDPSQIGDGPPKVDSELESLHDKVTKQIIKEGHGQKPSKYSTCFLHYKAWTESTQHKFEDTWHEQRPVEMVLGKEKKEMAGLAVGVSGMKAGERSLLHVGRELGYGKEGNFSFPNVPPMADIIYEVELIGFDETKEGKARGDMTVEERIGAADRRKMDGNALFKEEKLEEAMQQYEMAIAYLNDDFMFQLFGKYRDMALAVKNPCHLNMAACLIKLKHYDEAIVQCGIVLAEDENNAKALFRRGKAKAELGQSDDAREDFIKARKYAPDDKAILRELRMLDQHDKAVYQKQKELYKGIFGAPAKAEPKQSNLLIRVWLWMLSLIYHLFRHERHKSD; this is translated from the exons ATGGAGGATTCTCAAGAGCAGCAAAGTCAACAGATCG GCCAAGATGATGAAAGTGAAATAGTTATGGGAAGTTCTTTTGTACATGGTGATCCATCTCAGATTGGTGATGGTCCTCCAAAAGTTGATTCTGAACTGGAAAGCCTTCATGACAAAGTTACAAAACAAATCATTAAGGAAGGACATGGCCAAAAGCCGTCAAAATATTCGACATGCTTCT TGCACTACAAAGCATGGACTGAAAGTACTCAACacaaatttgaagatacatggCACGAGCAACGCCCAGTTGAAATGGTTTTAGGAAAAG AGAAGAAAGAAATGGCGGGTTTAGCTGTTGGTGTATCTGGCATGAAGGCAGGTGAACGTTCCCTCTTACATGTGGGACGGGAATTGGGTTATGGGAAGGAAGGAAACTTTTCGTTCCCAAATGTTCCACCAATGGCAGACATTATATATGAAGTTGAACTTATTGGGTTTGATGAAACTAAAGAA GGTAAAGCACGTGGTGACATGACAGTTGAAGAAAGGATCGGAGCTGCAGATAGAAGAAAAATGGATGGAAATGCATTGTTTAAAGAGGAAAAACTTGAGGAGGCCATGCAACAATATGAAATG GCCATTGCATACTTGAATGATGACTTCATGTTCCAACTATTTGGCAAATACCGAGACATGGCACTGGCAGTGAAAAATCCATGCCACCTTAACATGGCAGCATGTCTGATAAAGCTAAAACACTACGATGAAGCCATCGTGCAATGCGGTATT GTATTAGCTGAGGATGAAAACAATGCCAAAGCACTGTTTAGAAGAGGGAAGGCGAAAGCAGAACTCGGGCAATCAGATGATGCCAGGGAAGATTTCATCAAGGCACGTAAATATGCACCTGATGACAAGGCAATTTTGAGGGAGCTACGCATGCTTGATCAACATGATAAGGCTGTATATCAAAAGCAAAAGGAACTATATAAAGGAATTTTTGGAGCGCCAGCGAAGGCAGAACCCAAGCAAAGTAATTTACTGATCCGTGTTTGGTTATGGATGCTATCACTAATCTACCACCTTTTCAGGCATGAAAGACACAAATCTGACTAA
- the LOC136226323 gene encoding peptidyl-prolyl cis-trans isomerase FKBP42 isoform X3, whose translation MHYKAWTESTQHKFEDTWHEQRPVEMVLGKEKKEMAGLAVGVSGMKAGERSLLHVGRELGYGKEGNFSFPNVPPMADIIYEVELIGFDETKEGKARGDMTVEERIGAADRRKMDGNALFKEEKLEEAMQQYEMAIAYLNDDFMFQLFGKYRDMALAVKNPCHLNMAACLIKLKHYDEAIVQCGIVLAEDENNAKALFRRGKAKAELGQSDDAREDFIKARKYAPDDKAILRELRMLDQHDKAVYQKQKELYKGIFGAPAKAEPKQSNLLIRVWLWMLSLIYHLFRHERHKSD comes from the exons A TGCACTACAAAGCATGGACTGAAAGTACTCAACacaaatttgaagatacatggCACGAGCAACGCCCAGTTGAAATGGTTTTAGGAAAAG AGAAGAAAGAAATGGCGGGTTTAGCTGTTGGTGTATCTGGCATGAAGGCAGGTGAACGTTCCCTCTTACATGTGGGACGGGAATTGGGTTATGGGAAGGAAGGAAACTTTTCGTTCCCAAATGTTCCACCAATGGCAGACATTATATATGAAGTTGAACTTATTGGGTTTGATGAAACTAAAGAA GGTAAAGCACGTGGTGACATGACAGTTGAAGAAAGGATCGGAGCTGCAGATAGAAGAAAAATGGATGGAAATGCATTGTTTAAAGAGGAAAAACTTGAGGAGGCCATGCAACAATATGAAATG GCCATTGCATACTTGAATGATGACTTCATGTTCCAACTATTTGGCAAATACCGAGACATGGCACTGGCAGTGAAAAATCCATGCCACCTTAACATGGCAGCATGTCTGATAAAGCTAAAACACTACGATGAAGCCATCGTGCAATGCGGTATT GTATTAGCTGAGGATGAAAACAATGCCAAAGCACTGTTTAGAAGAGGGAAGGCGAAAGCAGAACTCGGGCAATCAGATGATGCCAGGGAAGATTTCATCAAGGCACGTAAATATGCACCTGATGACAAGGCAATTTTGAGGGAGCTACGCATGCTTGATCAACATGATAAGGCTGTATATCAAAAGCAAAAGGAACTATATAAAGGAATTTTTGGAGCGCCAGCGAAGGCAGAACCCAAGCAAAGTAATTTACTGATCCGTGTTTGGTTATGGATGCTATCACTAATCTACCACCTTTTCAGGCATGAAAGACACAAATCTGACTAA
- the LOC136226323 gene encoding peptidyl-prolyl cis-trans isomerase FKBP42 isoform X2, producing the protein MGSSFVHGDPSQIGDGPPKVDSELESLHDKVTKQIIKEGHGQKPSKYSTCFLHYKAWTESTQHKFEDTWHEQRPVEMVLGKEKKEMAGLAVGVSGMKAGERSLLHVGRELGYGKEGNFSFPNVPPMADIIYEVELIGFDETKEGKARGDMTVEERIGAADRRKMDGNALFKEEKLEEAMQQYEMAIAYLNDDFMFQLFGKYRDMALAVKNPCHLNMAACLIKLKHYDEAIVQCGIVLAEDENNAKALFRRGKAKAELGQSDDAREDFIKARKYAPDDKAILRELRMLDQHDKAVYQKQKELYKGIFGAPAKAEPKQSNLLIRVWLWMLSLIYHLFRHERHKSD; encoded by the exons ATGGGAAGTTCTTTTGTACATGGTGATCCATCTCAGATTGGTGATGGTCCTCCAAAAGTTGATTCTGAACTGGAAAGCCTTCATGACAAAGTTACAAAACAAATCATTAAGGAAGGACATGGCCAAAAGCCGTCAAAATATTCGACATGCTTCT TGCACTACAAAGCATGGACTGAAAGTACTCAACacaaatttgaagatacatggCACGAGCAACGCCCAGTTGAAATGGTTTTAGGAAAAG AGAAGAAAGAAATGGCGGGTTTAGCTGTTGGTGTATCTGGCATGAAGGCAGGTGAACGTTCCCTCTTACATGTGGGACGGGAATTGGGTTATGGGAAGGAAGGAAACTTTTCGTTCCCAAATGTTCCACCAATGGCAGACATTATATATGAAGTTGAACTTATTGGGTTTGATGAAACTAAAGAA GGTAAAGCACGTGGTGACATGACAGTTGAAGAAAGGATCGGAGCTGCAGATAGAAGAAAAATGGATGGAAATGCATTGTTTAAAGAGGAAAAACTTGAGGAGGCCATGCAACAATATGAAATG GCCATTGCATACTTGAATGATGACTTCATGTTCCAACTATTTGGCAAATACCGAGACATGGCACTGGCAGTGAAAAATCCATGCCACCTTAACATGGCAGCATGTCTGATAAAGCTAAAACACTACGATGAAGCCATCGTGCAATGCGGTATT GTATTAGCTGAGGATGAAAACAATGCCAAAGCACTGTTTAGAAGAGGGAAGGCGAAAGCAGAACTCGGGCAATCAGATGATGCCAGGGAAGATTTCATCAAGGCACGTAAATATGCACCTGATGACAAGGCAATTTTGAGGGAGCTACGCATGCTTGATCAACATGATAAGGCTGTATATCAAAAGCAAAAGGAACTATATAAAGGAATTTTTGGAGCGCCAGCGAAGGCAGAACCCAAGCAAAGTAATTTACTGATCCGTGTTTGGTTATGGATGCTATCACTAATCTACCACCTTTTCAGGCATGAAAGACACAAATCTGACTAA